In Picosynechococcus sp. PCC 7002, the following are encoded in one genomic region:
- the mgtE gene encoding magnesium transporter, translating to MTTSAKHTELRQLVRSQLLLLLESNNLQGAKSLLVPVQPVDIAEAIEDLPESMQVIAFRLLSKAEAIEVYEYLDSSVQQALIQKFKRQEVREVVDQMSPDDRVRLFDELPAKVVRQLLEQLSPEERQATNLLLGYEEDTAGRVMTPEYISLKETFTVSETIERIRQQASKSEIIYYLYVTNASRQLVGIVSLRDLVVSEPDLPLSEIMTRDVVSVHTDTDQEEVARTIQRYDLLALPVVDREDRLVGVVTVDDVIDIIEREATEDIYALGGLQTDGDNYFQMNLWTVARQRVVWLFVLLITNTFTGWIISSQQSLLEQVVILAAFIPLLTGTGGNVGAQSSTVVIRGLNTEDLNDLGPAKVVGREAIAGALLGAILGIVVIVWAYFLQGNLAVAISVGISLVAIAVLASVAGSSLPFLFRYLGLDPALMSAPFITTAVDVIGVLIYFNIARMMLRL from the coding sequence CTACATCCGCTAAACATACTGAGCTGCGCCAGTTGGTCCGAAGCCAATTGTTGCTTTTGCTGGAATCGAATAATTTGCAAGGGGCTAAATCGCTACTTGTGCCCGTACAACCCGTTGACATTGCCGAAGCGATCGAAGATTTACCAGAATCGATGCAGGTCATTGCTTTCCGCCTGCTTTCTAAAGCGGAGGCCATCGAAGTCTATGAATATCTAGATTCATCGGTGCAGCAGGCCCTCATTCAAAAATTTAAGCGCCAGGAAGTGCGGGAAGTCGTTGACCAAATGTCCCCCGATGACCGGGTGCGTCTTTTCGATGAATTGCCCGCGAAGGTTGTCCGGCAGCTCCTGGAGCAGCTCAGCCCCGAGGAGAGACAGGCGACAAATCTTTTGCTTGGTTACGAGGAAGATACCGCTGGCCGGGTAATGACCCCGGAGTATATTTCCCTCAAAGAAACCTTTACCGTTTCAGAAACCATCGAGCGGATTCGGCAACAGGCCAGCAAATCGGAAATTATCTACTACCTCTATGTCACTAACGCGTCCCGGCAACTGGTAGGCATTGTCTCCCTACGGGATCTCGTTGTTTCAGAGCCGGATTTACCGTTGTCAGAGATTATGACCAGGGATGTGGTCTCGGTTCACACAGATACTGACCAAGAGGAAGTGGCGCGAACGATTCAACGGTATGACCTACTCGCTTTACCTGTGGTGGATCGAGAAGATCGTCTGGTGGGGGTCGTTACGGTGGACGATGTAATCGACATTATTGAACGGGAAGCCACGGAAGATATCTATGCGTTGGGGGGGCTGCAAACGGATGGTGATAATTATTTCCAGATGAATCTGTGGACGGTGGCCAGGCAGCGGGTTGTGTGGTTGTTTGTGTTGCTGATTACGAATACCTTTACGGGCTGGATTATTAGCTCCCAGCAGTCGCTCTTGGAACAGGTGGTAATTTTGGCGGCATTTATTCCGCTTTTGACGGGGACTGGGGGAAACGTAGGGGCGCAGTCTTCGACGGTGGTAATTCGGGGTTTGAATACGGAAGATTTGAACGATCTGGGGCCAGCGAAGGTAGTCGGACGGGAGGCGATCGCCGGGGCATTATTAGGGGCGATCCTGGGGATTGTGGTGATTGTTTGGGCCTACTTTCTCCAGGGAAATCTGGCGGTGGCCATTTCGGTGGGGATCAGTTTGGTGGCGATCGCCGTGCTGGCATCGGTGGCTGGCTCCTCGCTACCATTTTTGTTTCGATACCTAGGGTTAGACCCGGCCCTAATGTCGGCACCCTTTATTACAACGGCGGTGGACGTGATTGGGGTTTTGATTTACTTTAATATCGCCCGCATGATGTTGAGGTTATGA
- a CDS encoding WD40 repeat domain-containing protein produces the protein MGKKQQWLEFAELGLLLLVFLAWIWDVIQGDGNSTASLVIFLLWITLGLNFFNRIAHQRHQRRQILGMVRSLEQRLQGQFQGQLQPLTEQIRQVSQINASLAQIETDGEMQTYLRSLEKALTNVVQYLNEAVLDERLTNLEQEFLRQQPTPAAKSPAIAQAVADDLKPEAIADPWATETLPAPEPPAAPQPKQQWQLVATIPAHRDCVSALAFSADQKFLASGSWDHQLKLWRVDDQKQISQVTAHEQGLLNLAFIPPVTGAKAETEQIETLAIASSSFSPEVNLWHLDQSQAVPQLTLQKSLEGHQGAVYAMALTGQQTLITGSHDQTLRQWQLQAGSVYQQTLDLNDQIQAIALAPQENLFISGGTEGILKFWRTTDHRLLGSLKNDPPAAIAAIAIRTDGKLFASAGEHGLIHLWQVDLNHLEVLPETVPCFTLEAHEKPITQLLFSRQGHFLLSSSVDGTIKIWQLGITEPLTTLNFNTPDQEDHVRLLSLALTADGRTLAAGGSDGTIKIWQQV, from the coding sequence ATGGGGAAAAAGCAGCAATGGTTGGAATTTGCAGAATTGGGTTTGCTGCTGCTGGTTTTCTTGGCGTGGATCTGGGATGTGATTCAAGGCGACGGTAATTCGACAGCTTCATTAGTCATATTCCTGCTCTGGATCACCCTAGGGCTAAATTTTTTTAACCGCATTGCCCATCAACGACACCAGCGGCGACAAATCCTGGGCATGGTGCGCAGCCTTGAGCAACGTTTACAAGGTCAGTTTCAAGGGCAACTGCAACCCCTCACTGAACAAATTCGCCAAGTGAGCCAAATCAATGCCAGCCTGGCCCAAATCGAAACAGATGGAGAAATGCAAACCTATCTGCGCAGTTTAGAAAAAGCCCTAACCAATGTGGTGCAGTATCTCAATGAAGCTGTCTTGGATGAACGACTCACGAATTTAGAACAGGAATTTTTACGGCAGCAACCTACCCCAGCCGCAAAATCTCCAGCCATCGCCCAAGCAGTTGCCGATGATCTAAAACCAGAGGCGATCGCCGATCCTTGGGCCACGGAAACACTCCCCGCTCCAGAACCACCCGCAGCACCGCAACCCAAGCAGCAATGGCAGTTAGTCGCTACTATCCCAGCCCACCGAGATTGTGTGAGTGCTTTAGCCTTTAGTGCCGATCAAAAATTTCTCGCGAGTGGCAGTTGGGATCATCAGTTGAAACTCTGGCGCGTAGACGATCAAAAGCAAATTTCCCAAGTGACCGCCCACGAACAGGGTCTTTTAAATCTAGCATTCATCCCCCCTGTGACCGGAGCCAAGGCGGAGACAGAACAAATAGAAACATTGGCGATCGCCAGTAGTAGTTTTTCACCGGAAGTTAACCTTTGGCACCTCGATCAAAGCCAAGCGGTGCCCCAACTCACGCTCCAAAAATCCCTGGAGGGACACCAAGGGGCCGTTTATGCCATGGCTTTGACTGGCCAACAAACACTCATCACCGGGAGTCATGATCAGACCCTGCGCCAGTGGCAACTTCAGGCTGGTAGCGTTTATCAACAAACCCTTGATCTCAACGATCAGATTCAGGCGATCGCCCTGGCCCCCCAAGAAAACCTCTTTATCAGCGGTGGCACAGAAGGCATCCTCAAGTTTTGGCGCACCACGGATCATCGCTTACTCGGTAGTTTAAAAAATGATCCCCCCGCAGCCATTGCGGCGATCGCCATCCGCACCGATGGTAAATTGTTTGCTTCTGCTGGCGAACATGGCCTGATCCATCTGTGGCAAGTGGATCTCAATCATCTAGAGGTTTTACCAGAAACTGTGCCTTGCTTCACCCTCGAAGCCCACGAAAAGCCGATTACTCAGCTTCTCTTTAGTCGTCAAGGTCATTTTCTCCTGAGCAGTAGCGTCGATGGCACGATTAAAATTTGGCAGTTAGGCATCACTGAGCCTTTGACGACGTTAAATTTCAACACCCCAGACCAAGAAGATCATGTGCGTTTGCTGTCCCTAGCCCTCACTGCCGATGGGCGTACCCTCGCGGCGGGCGGTTCCGATGGCACGATCAAAATTTGGCAGCAAGTTTAA
- a CDS encoding type II CAAX endopeptidase family protein: MKRVILILLTIITLVPLLSSLWASFQEPQIQGRLELYQTNLVLQAAEYDPNSTATTSPEAIATLVTQLTGQDPYSSAIAQYKKVLSSSEARQKLLTDSTETSAAQTQATKKAIAETATLIDELQLRLGILYASRGKLEQAQQRWEAISGEESDGLAQTLAPLWLNSQAPTDPNALTQTELETWFEQQNLQKLYQIQDNRPAQQQLQQQIQQNAQRAFLKLTVITVLPFSVGLFGLGFLIFLGVQAFRKQEAALLHIDDQATWNTPWNGEIIWQVFIVGFFLVGQIILPLALPIALQAFSIDATAWTVREKAVYTLITYSLMAIAGLIVLAASVWEFRPLPQGWFQVKWLDNWTVWGFGGYMVALPLVLLVSLLNQQIWQGQGGSNPILFLALKAQDQVALTIFFLTASVMAPLFEEIMFRGFLLPSLTRYVPVWGSIILSAFLFAIAHMSLSEVLPLMTLGIILGFVYVKSRNLLAPMLLHSLWNSGTLLSLFILGS; the protein is encoded by the coding sequence GTGAAGCGCGTAATTTTAATTCTGTTGACGATTATTACCCTGGTGCCGCTCCTGTCTTCGTTGTGGGCCAGTTTCCAGGAACCGCAGATCCAGGGCCGCCTCGAACTGTATCAAACCAACTTGGTGCTTCAGGCCGCAGAGTACGATCCCAATTCTACGGCTACTACCTCCCCTGAGGCGATCGCCACCCTCGTGACCCAACTGACGGGCCAAGATCCCTACAGTAGTGCGATCGCCCAGTATAAAAAAGTGCTCAGTAGTAGTGAAGCCCGCCAAAAACTCCTCACAGACTCCACAGAAACAAGCGCTGCTCAAACCCAGGCGACCAAAAAGGCGATCGCCGAAACCGCCACTTTAATCGATGAACTCCAGCTCAGACTCGGAATTTTGTATGCCAGTCGCGGCAAGCTCGAACAAGCACAACAGCGATGGGAAGCCATTTCCGGAGAAGAATCTGATGGTTTGGCCCAAACTTTAGCGCCCCTCTGGCTTAACTCCCAAGCTCCCACCGACCCAAACGCTTTAACTCAAACAGAGCTTGAAACCTGGTTCGAGCAACAAAATCTCCAAAAGCTATACCAAATTCAAGACAATCGTCCGGCACAACAGCAACTCCAGCAACAAATACAACAGAATGCGCAACGGGCTTTTTTAAAATTAACGGTCATTACCGTCTTGCCCTTTAGTGTGGGTCTTTTTGGCTTGGGTTTTCTCATCTTTTTGGGCGTTCAAGCTTTCCGGAAGCAGGAAGCAGCCCTTTTGCACATTGATGATCAAGCGACTTGGAACACCCCCTGGAATGGAGAAATTATCTGGCAAGTTTTTATCGTCGGCTTCTTTCTCGTCGGTCAAATTATTTTGCCCCTTGCTTTACCCATCGCCCTCCAGGCCTTTAGCATCGATGCCACCGCTTGGACAGTCCGTGAAAAAGCTGTTTATACCCTCATCACCTATTCACTGATGGCGATCGCTGGTTTAATCGTTCTAGCGGCTTCGGTTTGGGAATTTCGGCCCCTCCCCCAGGGCTGGTTTCAGGTGAAATGGCTGGATAACTGGACGGTATGGGGATTTGGAGGCTACATGGTGGCCTTGCCGCTGGTGTTACTCGTTTCCCTACTCAATCAACAAATTTGGCAGGGTCAGGGGGGCAGTAATCCGATTTTGTTTCTCGCCCTCAAAGCCCAGGATCAGGTGGCTTTAACGATTTTCTTTTTGACGGCCTCGGTGATGGCTCCCCTTTTTGAGGAAATTATGTTCCGAGGTTTTCTATTACCTTCTCTAACCCGCTATGTCCCAGTGTGGGGCAGCATTATTCTCAGTGCGTTTTTGTTTGCGATCGCCCATATGAGTTTGTCGGAAGTTCTACCCTTGATGACCCTGGGCATTATTTTGGGATTCGTTTATGTTAAATCCCGCAACTTGCTGGCACCGATGCTTCTCCATAGTTTGTGGAACAGCGGCACTCTATTGAGTTTGTTTATTCTCGGTAGTTAG
- a CDS encoding DUF4351 domain-containing protein, protein MTQTIDHDLLFKELLTTFFWDFLALFAPEILETAEQNSLTFLTQEVFNDLPGQTRRNVDIVAKLHFRGQETCFLVHVENQATSQADFAERMFLYFARLYEKYRLPIYPIALFSYRSPQRLEPETFSVAFPSKEILSFSFQTIQLNRLPWRDFLRQPNPVAAALMAKMNFSSEERPKVKLECLRMIVTLRLDSARIHLLSGFVDTYLRLNMAEQQVFEQELHRIQPQEEAQVLRIVTSWMEEGLQQGRQEGRQEEACKLILRFVQQRFPEQVSGFAPQIQALNLTQLDALSDRLFGFESAAELETWLRENPTEGNPT, encoded by the coding sequence ATGACCCAAACCATCGATCATGATTTGTTGTTTAAGGAGTTGCTGACGACCTTTTTCTGGGATTTTCTCGCCCTTTTTGCGCCGGAAATCCTCGAAACAGCCGAGCAGAACTCCTTAACTTTTCTTACCCAAGAAGTTTTCAATGACCTACCTGGCCAAACGCGTCGCAATGTAGATATTGTGGCGAAACTTCACTTTCGCGGCCAAGAGACTTGTTTTCTCGTACACGTTGAAAATCAAGCAACCTCCCAAGCAGATTTTGCGGAACGGATGTTTCTCTATTTTGCGCGGTTGTACGAAAAGTATCGTTTACCCATTTACCCCATTGCCTTATTTTCTTACCGCTCTCCCCAGAGGCTAGAACCGGAAACTTTTTCGGTGGCGTTTCCTTCCAAGGAAATTCTCAGTTTTTCTTTCCAGACTATTCAATTGAACCGCTTGCCGTGGCGCGATTTTCTCCGCCAACCAAATCCCGTTGCCGCCGCTCTGATGGCAAAGATGAACTTTAGCTCAGAGGAACGCCCAAAGGTCAAGTTAGAATGTTTACGGATGATTGTGACGCTTCGTTTAGATTCGGCCAGAATTCATTTGTTGTCGGGTTTTGTGGATACCTATCTGAGGTTAAATATGGCAGAACAGCAGGTCTTTGAGCAGGAACTACACCGAATTCAGCCCCAGGAGGAAGCCCAGGTACTGCGAATTGTCACGTCTTGGATGGAAGAAGGTCTACAGCAAGGCCGCCAGGAAGGACGACAGGAGGAGGCTTGCAAGTTGATTTTGCGATTTGTTCAGCAACGCTTCCCGGAGCAAGTTTCAGGATTCGCCCCACAAATCCAGGCCCTGAATCTAACTCAACTGGATGCCCTAAGCGATCGCCTATTTGGGTTTGAGTCAGCCGCAGAGTTAGAAACTTGGCTGCGGGAAAATCCCACCGAGGGCAACCCTACCTAA
- the thiS gene encoding sulfur carrier protein ThiS has translation MIDVWVNGELKTIASELSLPRCLEQLGMNPRLVAVEYNGEILHRQRWEHTLIQAGDRLEIVTIVGGG, from the coding sequence ATGATCGATGTTTGGGTGAATGGTGAACTAAAAACCATTGCAAGTGAACTATCTCTACCCCGCTGTCTTGAGCAATTGGGCATGAATCCACGCCTTGTGGCAGTGGAATATAACGGCGAAATTTTGCACCGTCAGCGGTGGGAGCATACCTTGATTCAAGCAGGCGATCGCCTAGAAATTGTCACCATTGTTGGTGGTGGCTGA
- a CDS encoding thiamine phosphate synthase codes for MVKPASTDTTAIFRILDANLDRAREGLRIVEEWFRFGLNHAELAARCKEMRQTLAQWHHDELRAARDTPNDVGTSLSHPQEETRTDLNHLLRANLCRVEEALRVLEEYAKLYKTEMAIACKQMRYQVYTLESQLFSPQLKQRLEKARLYLVTSPHEELLAVTEAALQGGVEIVQYRDKETPDEQRFANAIALKKLCDRYHALFLVNDRVDLALAVDADGVHLGQTDLPIATARQLIGPDKIIGRSTTNPQELEKALREGADYVGVGPVYETPTKPGKAAAGHSYVSYARETCPVPWFAIGSIDTENLGEVLAAGAERVAVVRALMQSAEPTLTAQFFAAQLHRQQTLQNLEEATA; via the coding sequence ATGGTTAAACCTGCCTCCACCGATACCACCGCTATTTTTCGCATCCTCGATGCCAACCTTGACCGAGCTAGGGAGGGACTGCGCATTGTTGAAGAATGGTTTCGATTTGGCCTGAACCATGCTGAACTGGCCGCCCGTTGCAAGGAAATGCGCCAAACCCTGGCCCAATGGCACCACGACGAATTGCGCGCCGCACGGGATACCCCCAACGATGTAGGCACCAGCCTCAGCCATCCCCAGGAAGAAACTCGCACCGACCTCAACCATTTACTCCGGGCCAATCTTTGTCGGGTCGAAGAAGCGCTCCGGGTGCTCGAAGAATACGCCAAACTCTACAAAACAGAGATGGCGATCGCCTGTAAACAGATGCGGTATCAGGTCTATACCCTCGAAAGTCAACTCTTTAGCCCCCAACTCAAACAACGTCTCGAAAAAGCACGACTTTATTTGGTGACTTCTCCCCACGAAGAACTGTTGGCAGTGACCGAAGCGGCCCTCCAGGGGGGCGTTGAAATCGTCCAATACCGCGACAAAGAAACCCCCGATGAACAGCGTTTTGCCAATGCGATCGCCCTGAAAAAATTATGCGATCGCTACCATGCTCTATTTCTCGTCAATGACCGTGTGGATCTTGCCCTAGCTGTGGATGCCGACGGCGTTCACCTCGGCCAAACGGATTTACCCATTGCCACTGCCCGCCAACTCATTGGCCCCGATAAAATTATTGGCCGTTCCACCACCAATCCCCAGGAACTCGAAAAAGCATTGAGAGAAGGGGCGGATTATGTCGGCGTTGGCCCCGTGTACGAAACCCCCACCAAACCAGGGAAAGCCGCTGCGGGTCACAGTTATGTCAGCTATGCCAGGGAAACTTGTCCTGTACCCTGGTTTGCCATCGGGAGCATTGACACCGAAAATCTCGGCGAGGTTCTGGCAGCTGGAGCCGAACGGGTTGCAGTGGTGCGGGCGTTGATGCAGAGTGCAGAGCCAACCCTGACAGCCCAGTTTTTTGCAGCCCAATTACACCGCCAACAAACCCTACAAAACCTTGAGGAGGCCACTGCATAA
- a CDS encoding 7-carboxy-7-deazaguanine synthase QueE, whose product MALRTVPRPLLDSADFLDIASFTYPIVETFHSIQGEGFWCGTAAFFIRLAGCDVGCPWCDTKISWNPKRHPQVSVGQLKEQVQTAQPKIIVITGGEPLMHDLYPLTTGLKETGIPLHLETSGAHPLNGHFDWLTLSPKPFKAPLPEIYDHVSELKVVIDQATDFQWAESQVQKIAANIPKYLQPQWENPASQSLIFDYILAHPEWRLGLQTHKFLGVR is encoded by the coding sequence ATGGCCCTTCGTACCGTACCGCGACCCTTGCTTGACTCCGCTGATTTTTTAGATATTGCCTCCTTCACCTACCCCATTGTAGAAACGTTCCATTCCATCCAGGGGGAAGGCTTTTGGTGCGGCACCGCAGCTTTTTTTATTCGCCTCGCCGGTTGTGATGTGGGTTGCCCCTGGTGCGACACCAAAATTTCCTGGAATCCGAAACGTCATCCCCAAGTTTCCGTTGGTCAATTAAAAGAGCAAGTACAAACTGCCCAGCCGAAGATCATTGTCATTACGGGGGGGGAACCTTTGATGCACGACCTCTATCCTTTGACGACGGGTTTAAAAGAAACGGGGATTCCCCTCCACCTAGAAACCTCCGGTGCCCATCCCCTCAACGGTCACTTTGATTGGCTGACCCTTTCGCCAAAACCCTTTAAAGCGCCATTGCCGGAAATTTACGATCATGTCAGTGAATTAAAAGTCGTGATCGATCAAGCCACCGATTTCCAGTGGGCGGAATCCCAAGTCCAAAAAATTGCCGCAAATATTCCCAAATATCTCCAACCCCAATGGGAAAATCCCGCCAGCCAGAGTCTCATTTTCGACTATATCCTGGCCCATCCTGAATGGCGTCTCGGTCTGCAAACCCATAAGTTTTTGGGGGTGCGCTAG
- the queC gene encoding 7-cyano-7-deazaguanine synthase QueC — protein MKRAVVLLSGGLDSATSAAQAIADGYEVFALSFRYGQKHSRELVAAQKIAEHLGITEHFIMDVNLSQWGGSSLTDVNQAIPQSGVQTGDIPSTYVPGRNTVFLAIALSLAEAKQAEAIYLGINAVDYSGYPDCRPEYLAAYQKLADLSSKVGIEGHAPQLVAPLVLDTKVEIIQKAVKLGVPIAATWSCYQGGEHPCGLCDSCRIRDEALIKAGYPELTSQNIQK, from the coding sequence ATGAAACGGGCTGTTGTTTTACTCTCCGGTGGCTTGGATTCGGCTACCAGTGCCGCCCAGGCGATCGCCGATGGCTATGAAGTGTTTGCCCTTTCCTTTCGCTATGGTCAAAAACATAGCCGGGAATTGGTCGCCGCCCAGAAAATTGCCGAACATTTAGGGATCACCGAGCATTTCATCATGGATGTGAATTTGTCCCAGTGGGGCGGCTCTTCCCTAACCGACGTTAACCAAGCGATTCCCCAAAGTGGTGTCCAGACAGGAGATATTCCCTCGACCTATGTCCCCGGTCGTAATACAGTATTTTTGGCGATCGCCCTTTCTCTCGCTGAAGCAAAACAAGCCGAAGCGATCTACCTGGGGATCAATGCCGTAGACTATTCCGGTTATCCTGACTGTCGCCCCGAATATCTCGCCGCCTACCAGAAGTTAGCGGATCTCTCTTCCAAAGTTGGCATTGAAGGTCACGCACCCCAATTGGTTGCGCCCCTTGTGCTTGACACCAAAGTAGAAATTATCCAAAAGGCCGTAAAGTTGGGCGTTCCCATCGCCGCAACCTGGTCTTGTTACCAAGGGGGAGAACATCCCTGCGGCTTATGTGACTCCTGCCGGATTCGGGATGAAGCCCTGATCAAAGCCGGTTATCCAGAGCTAACGAGCCAGAACATTCAAAAATAG
- the grxC gene encoding glutaredoxin 3 encodes MAATVEIYTWSTCPFCIRAKHLLDSKQVEYTEYCIDGDRQAREAMTERANGRSSLPQVFINDQHVGGCDDLHELEYQGKLDDLLMQAA; translated from the coding sequence ATGGCTGCAACCGTTGAAATTTATACTTGGAGCACCTGTCCTTTTTGTATCCGGGCCAAGCATCTCCTCGACAGTAAACAAGTGGAATATACAGAGTATTGCATTGATGGCGATCGCCAAGCGCGGGAGGCCATGACAGAACGGGCCAATGGCCGCAGTAGCCTCCCCCAGGTTTTTATTAACGATCAGCACGTGGGTGGTTGCGATGATCTCCATGAACTAGAGTACCAAGGCAAACTCGACGATCTCCTGATGCAGGCAGCTTAA